A portion of the Burkholderia pseudomultivorans genome contains these proteins:
- a CDS encoding sulfate ABC transporter substrate-binding protein, with protein MVKRTTGLVSGAGRLIATLALGTAAVLGVATHAQADTTFLNVSYDPTRELYQDFNQAFGKEWKAKTGETVNFKQSHGGSGAQARSVLDGLQADVVTLALAYDIDALANKGLVNKDWQKRLPDNASPYTSTIVFLVRKGNPKGIKDWDDLTKPGVSIVTPNPKTSGGARWNYLAAWAYAVHKPGGNEQTAKEFVTKLYKNAGVLDSGARGATTSFVQRGIGDVLIAWENEAFLSIKEFGPDKFEIVVPSVSILAEPPVAVVDKVVDKKGTRKLAEAYLNFLYSPQGQEIAARNYYRPRSKNVPAELTRQFPKLKLYTVDDTFGGWTNAQKTHFADGGVFDSIYKPQ; from the coding sequence ATGGTGAAGCGCACGACGGGGCTGGTGAGCGGGGCGGGCCGCTTGATTGCAACACTCGCGCTGGGTACGGCGGCGGTGCTGGGCGTCGCGACGCACGCGCAGGCCGACACGACGTTCCTGAACGTGTCGTACGACCCGACGCGCGAGCTGTACCAGGATTTCAACCAGGCGTTCGGCAAGGAGTGGAAGGCGAAGACCGGCGAGACGGTCAACTTCAAGCAGTCGCACGGCGGCTCGGGCGCGCAGGCGCGCTCGGTGCTCGACGGGCTGCAGGCCGACGTCGTGACGCTCGCGCTCGCCTACGACATCGACGCGCTCGCGAACAAGGGGCTCGTGAACAAGGACTGGCAGAAGCGCCTGCCCGACAACGCGTCGCCGTACACGTCGACGATCGTGTTCCTCGTGCGCAAGGGCAACCCCAAGGGGATCAAGGACTGGGACGACCTGACCAAGCCCGGCGTGTCGATCGTCACGCCGAACCCGAAGACCTCGGGCGGCGCGCGCTGGAACTACCTGGCCGCATGGGCGTACGCGGTGCACAAGCCGGGCGGCAACGAGCAGACCGCAAAGGAATTCGTCACGAAGCTGTACAAGAACGCGGGCGTGCTCGATTCGGGCGCACGCGGCGCGACGACGAGCTTCGTGCAGCGCGGGATCGGCGACGTGCTGATCGCGTGGGAGAACGAGGCGTTCCTGTCGATCAAGGAATTCGGCCCCGACAAGTTCGAGATCGTCGTGCCGTCGGTCAGCATCCTGGCCGAGCCGCCCGTCGCGGTGGTCGACAAGGTGGTCGACAAGAAGGGCACGCGCAAGCTGGCCGAGGCCTACCTGAACTTCCTGTACAGCCCGCAGGGCCAAGAGATCGCGGCGCGCAACTACTACCGGCCGCGCTCGAAGAACGTACCGGCGGAGCTGACCAGGCAGTTCCCGAAGCTGAAGCTGTACACGGTCGACGATACGTTCGGCGGCTGGACGAATGCGCAGAAGACGCATTTCGCGGATGGCGGCGTGTTCGACTCGATCTACAAGCCGCAGTAA